In Phoenix dactylifera cultivar Barhee BC4 chromosome 1, palm_55x_up_171113_PBpolish2nd_filt_p, whole genome shotgun sequence, the genomic stretch CTAGTCGGCACTTCTACTTTAGCCTAGAATTAGGTATTACTTAAccagaaaataatcaaaattttgataaatatttgcatatattttttatttttttaaaattatatgattagcTCATACTATAAATGCCTTTATCACATgtgatatattaatataatagatATGTGCACTAAATACGCATAACTAATCTTAGATACATACACTTATTTTGTGCCCacgtattaaaaagaaaaagttgtTTGAAGAGAAAAggttaaaaattaaaagatcaGAAGGGAAAAGATATATAGTATATTATCATTTTGAACACgcagagaaggggagagagagagagagagatagtatTATCAATATGCTTGATTTTTCtaatatatatgtattatatatatatataaggaaaACAAACAACAGAACTAGAGAGGATAGCAGACCTGTAGATTCTTCATATTCATTCAGTTAACAATTAATGCATTAAGAAGGGCAAATGGGAGGAAAGAAATAGAACAAACCATGGGGTAAGCGTATTCTGCGGAGTATGGAGAGTACCTGAAATTTGTATGGTAAGAAAACTGAAGGTTAGAAGTTTGCGTAGGTGCATGCCATCATATGCATGAAGATAGATGAGTGTGCATGATCCATGAAGGTTAAGGAAGGTAGTGCATCAAATTAAGATGCTCATGCACATGTATCGGGCTTCGttgatgttgttgttgcttgttgTGTgcgtgcgagagagagagagagagagagatagcacCAATGCTAGCTCATACATTCTTGACTGCTTCGTGAGATTACAGCATAGATAAAATGAGATTACGGTATGTGTTATGTGTGTGTgaatgagtgagagagagagagagagagaaggaaagcatTCAAAGTCGTCTATGATGGATATAACTGTGCCCAAACTTATGGCagctttagagagagagagagagagagagtcactGTGGTCATGTGTCATGGCTACCATTGGACCATCACCATGATGATGATGTACCATATGCAGTGTGGCATCCAAAGGCATGTGTATGTGCACGTGCAATGCATGTGCCTCTTTCTCTATACTTGTTCAGTTCCTTGAATCCGGAGAGCTTACCCATAGACATTATACGGGATTCCTTGCTGTATGGCATAATGAGGGAAGGTGGCAGGAGAAGGAAAGACAGTTCCCATCCCACCTTGAAGCCCAGTATGAAAAGATTTCGTCGCCCTAAACCTCCTGCTTCCCCCTGGAAGTTTGATTAATTTTAATACATTACAAACTAACCAAAACATAGCATTAACATATATAATCATGATAACAGCTTTTTTCTTGTGGCTAAAAAGCCGACTGCAGCAACAAGTTTGAATACTTAAAACCAGTCATGAAGGAGAGTACACTTTTGTTCAGAAAGAAATACTTCTATACTACTACTTGCAGTACGAGTATATCCTATTGCCCCAAATGAATTATGAATTCCTAGGATAACTAACATCTTGTACCATGCTCACCTCATCCACTTTTCTTAAAAGGAGATTCTTTTGAGACAACTGTTTCTTATTACTGTAACCCCAGGCTTGTGGTTGGGTTTCACTTAGGAATTTATATACaacatttttctaaaaaaaaataataataacttgATCACCTTAAAGAACAATGCACATCTCCCACACCATGGATCCAAACAATAATTTATGTCTGATTGGAGAAAAAAAGCTCAATTTTGCTAACGTTAGATCGACCGCAAGTGAATCCACAAGTCATACTCATATGCTGTGCAAAGTTCTTTAGTTAGGATCAAAGATAACATCTAATGATCGAAGAAGCGAAAGAAGTCTATACACATGGCTTAATTTGGTAATAGTGTGCAATTAAACTCCTCCTAAGATGATGGATATCACCTGCCCCTAACATCGTGAAACCATGATTATGCTACTAGAATTATGAATAATTTAGATCTTTACTTGTTTCCGCCATTAGAGTCAGAAAACAAGCTAATTAAAGAGAGCGATGGAATTACTTTAGATGAAAAACATAGGCTAAGCTTAAAGAATATATATTAGCAAAAGATGATAGCGGTCCTCATACCATGTTGGGGCGTTGTAGGCCTAGATCTCTGAACACCTAGAGAAGCAAGGTTGCAATTAGCCCTCCTCCCATCGATCACCGGCGAGGGATCAACACAAGCTCTCATTGCAGCCTCAGGCTCACGGAATGTTACCTGCAATATAAATTGCAAAGAAATATATGAAAACTAAGAAAGGATTAAGCCATTAATTGATGTAAACAAAGAATATTGGAACAGACAataatggaaaaaaaagaaggtttttctatttttttaaaaaatatcaattaatctagtattAGATCTTGATTCCATGATGAACAAATTTTCCTCGAGTTATTGAATAAAGTCTTGGATCTTCTGAAAACGGGGGTGGACAAATTAGATCAAAATAATGAAACAACAAGCCAAAATATATAAAAGCAACATAAAAGCAGAAGAATAATAGCACATGGATACAATAAAAGGAGATAACATCGATCATATGCGGCCGGAAAAAGGTAAATAATAGTTCAGGGAAAGGGGAGCGAGCACTCACAAATCCATATCCTTTGGATCTCCCGGTGTTCTTGTCCGTGATCACCACAGCCTCCAAGATCTCTCCAAACTGCTCAAAATACTTCCTCATGGTCTCTCTTTGGGTCTCCCAAGCTAACCCCCCAACAAAGACTTTGGTGTAAGTGGTGTCTCCAAACTGCCCTGCTAAGTTTGGTGGAGTCATCCTCAAATCCAGAGAAGCCTTATCTCCTCTCAATCTCTCCCACCTCTCTCCCCTACCCTCCCTCCTATCTTTCCTCCAAAGCTGGCAATCTCTTCAAGGCCTAGACAACAGGTGCAGCAAGCGATCCGGATGGAGAAAGATGACGAGAGAGACCGATTAGAAGAGGAGTTTCTCCAAGTTTTGAGGTGAATTTGGCCGAGGATAGGGActaaggagggagagagaagagagggagggagggaagaaAAGCTAAAGGCAAGGAAAGGGAGAGACCGTAGGGCATAGCTCATATGACATTATATATACTCCCTTGGTGCTGCAGCTATCACTCATCATCCTTGTCCTATTGTCCAACCTTGTTGATATAATATTGTGGTCCAAACAATTAAATATCGAGTGGGGAAAACAACCATGTTGACTAACTTGCCCTTCAGTCTTCCCGACGATTTACGATATTACCAGAGCATGACGGCAACATGTCCTCGTCCATGGAGTGGCAAAAACGGAACGGGGAGATACGAACGGGGGCGTTAGGAGGCCACGGGAGAGTTCGACTGGAGAAAAAGTGTTGATCCGAATCTTTTATGCATAAACTATGGATTTGGAGCAGCCCAATCTAGGTGCTTTGCAAAAGCTACATGGTTGTTATTAGTGTTAGGCTATGATCACCATCAGGTGAAGTTACATAACTTCAAATAGTGCAACAAGTGGGCCGGGTCGAGCTAGGTTTGCGTCTGGCTTAACCGAAAATGAGTTCGATCCAAAATAGCTTGGGGTCTAATTCATGCACGAGCTAGATTTATCCATCACTAATTGAATGCATCGGTTCTAGGTCAGGCTGGAGTCGAGTCCGAGATTTATACTTAAATTCTTTTTGGTCCTCGATCGGAAAAAGTCTAAGCAGGATCCATTTAGCTCTATTGCGAGATCCATACCTACATTGTTTGGAGGTTAAGTAGATGTTAATTCGAGATCCATGCGTCAAACTATGGATTTAATCAAGCAATCAGGTTGGAACTAAGTTGGATTGGATATGGGTGAGATCCAGGGTTTTTTTTGACCCACCTGCATTCTTCCTCTTTAGCATGTGGGGACTGCTAGGTGAGTATGATGAGCATAGAGGCTAGGCTGGCAGCAGGGTACATGATGTCCTGTCATGATAGAATGGATGTTCATGTTAGCCCTCTCAAGTCTGACAGCTGTTCCACTGATCACTCACAAATCTTGAGCTACATGAACTTGGATTCACCCACACCTCATTACTTTGGCTGCAATAATGGAAATAGATAGATTGTTTTGTTGGTATCTGACCAAATTTGGCCATCAAATTATCAGTAACTACAGCAAGAATAAAACAAGCAAGTTACTTCCTTTGGGATCTCATATATATAGAGTTATCTTCACCAAAAattgaatagaaaaaaaaaaaaaaaggaagactgGCAAAAGCTCTACTAGTGCAACAGAAGAATCTCAGGTAAAAGGACCCTGCTAATGATGATGTAGAGCCTTCCCATAGGCTACCACCATATCTACTGCCAGAGTGAAGCATAACAAGTAATATCTCTCATTAACTATatgagattctttttttttttttttaaggtgaaACATATGTGCTACTGTATCATATCGGCTATGCTTAAGTGAGTATTAAATGTTTGATAGTTGAGTATTAATTATCTTACTATatggattttttaaaaaaaaaataagataatcCTATAACTTTGCTTTTTGTCAAAGTTCAATTAATGCTATCAAGATCTTCCTTgcatgttgaaaaaaaaatagaaaatatcttACAAATGGTGACAATCGGCtacattgattttgttttataagAACTCAAACCCATATATTTGCTAAATAAAAGAACTCAGGGTCTTTAATTAACTGATGTAAGATTCAGATTTAAGTTTGAAAGACAAGTTGGAGTTCGAGGCAATAGGGTTTGACTAGTAGGAGGGTGGAAAGTGGAGACAAGATGAGTGTGACTGAGTGGTTGAATTATGAGCGTACAAGCAGTTGGTGACTGTGTGAAAATGGTGCTGAATGTTGAATACAGGGTGACTACACAATTTGTCATTGTAGGAGGAAGAGTGAGCCCTTCTCATTCTAGAGAGAGGTTTCTTGCCTCACTAATTGCCactattttctctctctctctctctccaaccaCCACCCCATCTGGCCAACCTTCCTTGACCGAAAGAAGAGAACCAATGGTTTACATATTCATATATATCTCTCAATTCATATAGCTTAGCAAGCTTTTGTCTACTTCTTCATCTCgtaattttttttgatacttTTTTAGAGTAAGCATTCAATTTTAAAACTTATTAGATGTCATTTGTATGATTTAGCTCCAAATATTCACATCAAATTAATACAAATATTCAATTCATCAGCCTCTGTATTATCATCTCCTTTTCTCCTAAAATTTTCAATAATATAAACTTTAGCTATCATCTTTACAGAAGCTTtttctcatatttttccttACATCCCTATACCATCATGAAGTAAAATGCCGATATCGCAATAAAATTACTGTTTTGTGCAACATCGTGCTGCATTTTACTTGAAAGCTATGATAAGAAATTAGTAAGATCTATGTAAAACTCAAGAAATTTCTCTTGGCTTGCAACTAATCTAAATCAAACTTGCACATCTTAAAAACTAATAGTTATATAATGTTCTGTCACACTACCACCAGATAACAAGATCatatgttctctctctctctctctcttttatattttaattaatatctTTAATAGCCtaggaaattaaaaaaaatatctttttagCCACCTAGAGTGAAAGCCACCATTCGTTCTCCATGTGTTCGGTTGCTCATTAAATAGATTTAATTTTAATGTCAGGCGTAAAGAATGTGAAATGGTGGTGGGAATCAATTGAGGTCAAATATTCCTTCTTTGGtttttttctcttgaatgatttggaTTTTTATTACTTAATTAATCTCGTCAGAAGTCCGCTGTCGACGACGACCAGTTTGGCGGCGGGTGTAGTAGTTTATTAATTTAGTTGTGGGCAAAATAGTCATTTGGTCAAAGTTAGGCAGTTTCTTAAGCCCGGGACTCATTTTTTTCTGACCAAAAGGCGGGAAGCTGTTCCCGTAGGCTAAGGTCTTGACGCGTTTATCTAATCACggtagatgatttttttttttctttttgaaagatAAAGAAGACCAGCttgcactatttaaagatgcatcACAGGATTTTTAATTTCTACTAAGTTGAGAAGTGGAAGTGTAAACTATTAGAGTATGAGCTGTTGGTAATATTTTACAAAACAAAATGCTATATCTTtttcagtaaataaataaacaatcaTATTATAATTTAGATGAGCACATATTCTACTATTTTATGAATTGTATAGTTTGTTGCATGTCAAAGCAATTGAATAGTTTatataccaaaaagaaaaaaaaaagagcaattgGATAAATCAGGATTTAAGGagtcataaaattttttttttgcatgtatacgctccaaaatatataaaattatatgaatattcTCATAAAATTGCCagttgcatatataccctcatatataaaatacttattttgcacgtatagtctttttttatatatatatatatatatgtacccataccatctaatatcattaaaaataaatgatttaaattCGAGGGAAAAAAGAGCAACTTTATAAGAATacacatgcaaatagcaactttgtaagaatattcatgcaattacgcatatttaggagggcatacatttaaaaaaatctaatcaaaataatcaaaattcaGTAACAATAAttcagttattcttaataaaataagGTGGCAAAAAAGTTTAATATTATCATGTCACAAGATCTCATGTTAATATCAACTCTTACAGAATGACTTATGCTATTTTTACAAATTCTTGCCTAAAAAACAAACTACTCAATATTTACAAAttactaaaaaatatataaccaATCTAAGcatttataattaatttaaatttgatatgctttaatcttttaaaaataatgaagaatatatagatgccatgtaataaataataataactatATCGAAATCAAATAGAAAATAGCATTACCAAAATGATCACCTAATATTTCTATTTGACTAAGTCATGATCTTAAAATAGAAAATCGACAATGTGACGCAATCCTTTTTTGACTTGTCGATCCAACTGAATTATAAAAGACTAAACAAGTTTCAGACgagtttttgatttttttaataaattttttaaatgtatactcttctaaatgtgagaaattatatgaatattcttgcaaagttgctatttgtgtatatacccttataacttttttttttgcaaatctaCCCATAAGGatatttcatttattttagttttaaattatttattttttaacgacGTTAGATGGTATGGATAtatattgtaaaaaaaaaagaaggataaacatgcaaatagaaattttatgagggtattaatgcatttttatatatttaggagggtatacatataaaaaaaacttaattattataaaattatCCCATCAGCAACCACATATTATAACCTTCATATAAAATACTCTATGTTAGTCCTCTAAAAATTGgacttttgcattttttttaaaaataacaatGATATTACAACCATCCAAGATTAAATTTGGAATCTTTCTACTAAATAAGAAGGCACCAACCTaaccctaattttttttttttttttttgtacaaaaGGAGGCAAAACCTGAAAATTAATATCTTACAAACTGATACTTCAAGTTTAAGGTAGCAAAATATACCAGATTGCCCAAGGAAGATGGTCCCCATCCTGCAGCACAATATCAAAGTCCCATGCATGCTTGGCCATCCAGTCTACCGTCTAGTTAGCTTCCCGGTAAATATGACTGAAGATAAAAACTGGGGCAACTCCTTTTCCATTGCCAAATATCCTTAAGAAGTAACAGCTCTGCACATTTGTAATTAAGATGAAGAGTTATTAATTCATCCTATAGCTGTAGTTGAATCTTCTCAAACCAGATCTGATCTACATGAAACTGAAGTACTGCTTGTCGAAGTTCAGCCTATTCTTCCGCACGCTCTATCATTGGCACTATGCATGGATTTAGCGTGAATCTCACTGCCTTTAACAGAGTATACCCTGTGCAGCAACTGCTgaatgattattagataaagaGACATCAAGATTCATCTTTATAAAGAGGGATCCaacaggggaaaaaaaaaaaaaaaaaaggctgaaGAGGAAGTCCCTAAATGTTGTTCCCCAACAATACAAACTTGAGATGGCACAGACCAAACAATTTCCACTGATTGGCCAACAGTAGCAGAACTCAGAAATAGCAAAGCTGCTCTGCTTTGGTACTGCCAGCCCCTAAATAGTCGGATCCAGTTTTTTTAGAACAGCCCTGTATATATAGTTCTTTTACTTGATGAAGAAGAATGGAGAATCTGGGATTGTCCGGCCATGACGTGACCCTGAATAGTTCCAATCATCCGTCGTAATGGAAGTGAGAAAGGTTGACGTTTAGACAGGGAATCTAAAGGACTGAAAGCAGAAGCCAA encodes the following:
- the LOC103716638 gene encoding RNA-binding protein 24 isoform X1 gives rise to the protein MTPPNLAGQFGDTTYTKVFVGGLAWETQRETMRKYFEQFGEILEAVVITDKNTGRSKGYGFVTFREPEAAMRACVDPSPVIDGRRANCNLASLGVQRSRPTTPQHGGSRRFRATKSFHTGLQGGMGTVFPSPATFPHYAIQQGIPYNVYGYSPYSAEYAYPMNYYNLYGGAAAQYPIYGGGSGMVTGTAGFYPYFQFGQGGGSPATYGSGHGYGMQYPQMFHYSGVASTAGLTGLTQHYGGPLSIAPTPSAQAGMTMALSAPTLPTPAAHPYRLIPAHFTASTAPEQSLA
- the LOC103716638 gene encoding RNA-binding protein 24 isoform X2 — encoded protein: MTPPNLAGQFGDTTYTKVFVGGLAWETQRETMRKYFEQFGEILEAVVITDKNTGRSKGYGFVTFREPEAAMRACVDPSPVIDGRRANCNLASLGVQRSRPTTPQHGGSRRFRATKSFHTGLQGGMGTVFPSPATFPHYAIQQGIPYNVYGYSPYSAEYAYPMNYYNLYGGAAAQYPIYGGGSGMVTGTAGFYPYFQFGQGGGSPATYGSGHGYGMQYPQMFHYSGVASTAGLTGLTQHYGGPLSIAPTPSAQAVCFPLKQA